From Luteolibacter yonseiensis:
GGGCGGCTGGGGCTGGACGAACATGGACAATGTTTCCGTTCCCGGCACCCTCGCACCGACCGCCGAAATGACGTCGATGACCCTCATGGGACGCGCCGCCATCTCCGGGGACAACATCACGCTGACGCTGCCTTTCGGATCTTCCGTGACGGCGCTGGCACCGACCTTCACCCTCAGCGCCGGGGCCACCGTCAACAAGGCCTCCGGCAGCACGCAGAACTTCACCAGCCCCGTCACCTACACGGTGACCTCGTCGGACTCGGCGGTGACACGCACCTACACGGTGACGGCGGTGGTTCTTCCGGATCCGGCCACGGCCCTGGTCGGCCACTGGGTTTCCGGTGCGGAGAATCTCACCAATACCTCCGTGATCACTCCGGCTGGCACGCATGACGGCGTGGCCGCGGGATCGAACGCGGGAGCCCTCGCGTTCAATCCGAACGATGTGCCGCTCGACTTCGGAGGAAGTTCGCTCGACCTCAGGGCGGGAAATGTCGCGGTCCAGATCGCGAACACCGCGAGCTCCGACGGAGCCTATGTGAACACCTTCGACCAAGGCATCCGCAGCCAGGTGACCATCGCCTTCTGGGCGAAGGGCTTCCCCGGTGAATGGAATCCCTGGGTGAGCAAGGGCGGGGAAGACGGCATCGGCTGGCAGGTCCGCCGCTTCGGTGGCAATCCGAACGCCACCTTCACCATGCGCGGCATCGAGAACGAGGACGCGCCGGGCAGCCTGATCGTTGTGAACCAGAATCCACCCGTGTGGCACCACTATGCGGGAGTCTGGGACCAGGCATCCGGCACCCGCTCGCTCTATGTGGATGGCGTGCTCTCGCACGACACTTACAACGCGATGGGCCAGCTCATGGCGCTCGCTCCGCTGAAGCACCTTTTCCTCGGCGCGCGCCAGGGTGGGAACAATGTGGACATCGGAAACTACTTCCAGGGCCTGCTCTATGATGTCCGGATCTACAAGCAGAAGCTCTTCGCCTCCCAGGTGCAGACGGTGATGACCACGCCGACGACGCCGCAGGGCGCGGAGGCGAAGCTCCGCAACTTCGGCATACCGGGCTATCCCGCGGTGATTTCGGGCACGAACGTCACCTGGACCCTGCCGATCGGCACGGATCTGGCGGCTCTCGCCCCCACCTTCACCCTCACGGCGGGCGCGGTCAGCAATCCCGTGTCCGGCACGGTCCGGGATTTCGCCACCCCGCAGACCTACACGGTCACCGGTTCGGATTCTTCGGTGAACGTTTACACGGTGAACGTCATCCTCGGGAACAACTTCAATACGGACAACACGCTCGACGGCTGGCACAACCGCGTGTGGAACGCGGCCACCTCCGCATGGGTGGACCTCGCGCCGGATGTCTGGGAAGTGCCCGCCCACATCAACGGCGGGGCGACCCATCCTCCGGGATTGAGCAGCCTCTTCCGCACCGGCTTCGGCGCGGTGGAAGCCACCGAAGTGGGTACCGGCGCCCGCGATCTGCACCTGAACACCCTGTGGCTCCGCTCGCCACAGTTCAATGTGGGTGGAGGAGGGGATCTCACCCTGAAGCTCGCGAAAGGCACCTCCCATACCGGCATCGCACCGGCCAACGAGGCCGCCATTCCGTTCGCCGCCATCCAGGATGGCGGGTGGATGGGCGTCATCCTGCGCCGCGTCAGCGACGGTGCCTTCGTGCTGAACAAAGCCAAATCGACCGGAAACGACGATACCTACCGCACCTACACCTTCACCCAATCGGAGCTGGCTCCGTTCGTCGGTGTGGCCTGCACCCTCGAGCTGATCAATGCGGACAAGGGCAGCTGGGGTTGGATCGCGATGGATGACGTGCAGCTTCCTCCCGGCAGCAGCACGCCGGCCGTGGTCGGCAGTCCGTTCGACATCTGGATCGGCACCAACTATCCGGGGCTCTCGGACAAGAGTTCCGCCGGTGATCCGGATGGCGACGGCCTGAGCAACCTGCAGGAGTATGCCTTCGGTCTCGATCCAAGCAGCGGTGCCTCGTCCAGCCCGATCACCGTTCAGCTCGACAAGACGGCGGGCACGTTCCGCTACACCCGCCGCGACCCTGCGGTGAGTGGTCTGACTTACACCGTGCTCACCTCGCCGGGCCTCGCCGGATGGGCCACGGATGCCGGAGCGACCGCCAGCCAGACGGTCGTCGGAACCACCGGCGACGTGCAGACCGTCGCCGTCACACTCACCGGAGCTCCGCTCACAGCGTCCTCGCTGTTCGTCCGGGTGAAGGCCGATTGAATTCCATCGGGCGGATGGCTCCCCGTCATCCGCCCGAACCAACGACCCGCGCCGGGAAACCCGTTTCCTGGCGCGGGAAATTGTTCGAAAAATCCACAACCGCTCCCACCAACTGCCGTGTGGAGTCCGCGCTTCGACAGGTTCCCGCCCGCGGGAGGACGAGGCCCGGACTCCGGACAGCACCGTTTTTACCACCAGTTCCACCCGAGGATCCGGATGAGGGAAACCCCAATTTTCCCAAAGCCCGGACTGGTTCCAACCCAACCCAAACCCATTCATGAAAACCCAACCCACGGCCACCGCCCGCCGGTGTTCCGCCCGACGGCCCCGCCGGACCCATCCGCGGGGTTTCGCCCTGATCGTCACCCTCTCGCTCATGATCCTGCTCGCGGTCATCGCCGTGGGATTGCTCAGCCTGGCGGGTGTCACACTGAGAAACTCCGGACAAAACAACGCGATGTCCGTCGCCCGCGCCAACGCCCGCATGGCCCTGATGCTTGCGATCGGCGAGCTTCAGAAAAACGCCGGACCCGACCAGCGGATCACCGCCAGGGCGGACATCCTTGATGACAGGATCGCCAATCCGAGGCTCACCGGAGTGTGGGACTCGTGGGAGATGACCCCGAACACCCAGCCCTCCGAGTTCCAGAAAACAGCGCGCGACGCGAAATTCCGCGGCTGGCTGGTTTCCGGGGATCCCTTGGAAAGCAGGAAGATCGGCTTCGCCAGCGAGGCGACGCCCGCCGTCACCGGCCCGGCTTCCCAATCCGCCCCGGGCGTGACGCTGTGGGGGACGGGCACCGTCGGAAAAAACAACACTTCTCCGAACGCCGCGTCCAACGAGGTGGCCGTCAACAAGGTCCCGATCAATTCCACGCCGGGTGCCCTGGCCTGGGCGGTGATGGATGAAGGGGTGAAGGTCCGCATCAACAACCTCTTCACCAAAGACGTCGCCGGCGTGACAACGAGGGAAGGGACGAAAACCTCGCGGCTCGGAGCCGGCCGTCTTCCCGGGGTGGCGTTCATCGATGATCTCGAAGGACTCGAACGGAAATTTTTTGAAACCGGTAAGGAAGAGGCGAAGGAAATCATGAAGGGCGTCACGCCGCGGAGTTTTTCCCTCGCTGCGAAAAAAGTAGCTTCCGGCGTCGACCAGGAAAAGCTGATGGCCCTCACCCATGACATCACCACGGTGTCCACGGGCTTGTTCACCGACGTCGCGCGCGGCGGACTCAAGCAGGACTTCCAGCTCATGACGAACTCCACCACCCTGCCGTCCGAATATACGACAGGAACGAACAAAGGCATCTATGCCTCGCGCTTTTCCTCGCTGCCCGCCGGCGTGAAATCCGATCCGCAGTGGGAGTCGCTGAGGCAGTTCGCGTCCACCTACAAGGATACGGCCAACCTCACCAAGACAAACGGCGTTCCTGTCCTCAAGACGCGGGTGCCCGCCGCTTGGAACGCTTCGGTTCAGAACGGAACGCCGGGAGAACCCGGATCGAGCATCACCGTGAAACCCGAACCACCGGCCGGCGTGGTCCTCACTCCCACGATCGCGAAGGTGCAGATGCTCTTCAGCCTGATCGCCCGCGACCTCTACCCCAACCTGCCCGCGAACATCCAGAGGCGGCTCACCACCGCTGAAAAAGCCGGGAACCTCCACGGTCCGCAGGACGCCTATTTCAGATCCACGAAGTATGACTATGACCTGCACCTGCTCTACACGCCCATCGTCACGCTTCACAATCCCTACAATGTCGCGCTGGAGTTCACGAACCTGCGGCTGGAGTTCATCGGCGTGCCCTTCGCGATGCAGGTCTTCCGCAACGGCGCGCCCCTCAGCAAGGGACTCGTGCCGCTTGAGACGATGACCGACGACAACAAGAACGGCCAGAAGAGCAAGGTCTTCGGCATGAACCTGAAAACCAAGGTTGGTGGCAAGGTCGGCGCCCCCGTTTTCCGGATGCTGCCGGGCGAGGTGATCCTGTTCTCGCCCTACATCGATCCCACGCGCAATTATGCCCAGGACCTGGGAAGCCGGACCTTCTGGGACATCGAGCTCGCGACCGGGATCACCAAGAGCATCGATGCGATTCCCGGGTGGCGCGGGTTCGGCATCGGTTATGACTGTGACTGGCTGGCGGGGAACCAGCCCAGCTTCGGCAGCGCCTCCTCCGAGACTCCCGGCAGCGCGGAGCCTCCGTACGGATTGTGGAAGGGCTGCTACGGCCTGGCATGGGATGACAAGATCCACGTCGAATTCGCTCCCATCAGCATCCCCGCGAACAACAACAAGTTCACGATCCAGCTCTCCGCCACCGTGGCCGGGACGGCGAACAAGAAGATCACCGCCATCGAGATGGATTATTCCGAGCCGAAGGGACTTCAGAAATTCCTCAGCCCGACCGGTGGCGAGACGGCGCTGCGCTACCCCGGCGGCGACCTGGCGAAGAACTATGTGGTGGGACACGAAATGAGGGAGCCTTCCAGCACTCCCATCGGCCAGCTTCAGAAAGCCAAGGCCTTCGCGCTGCTCACCGTCCAGGCGAAGAACACCTCGGGCGGGATCGACGCCACGAACGTCGACGGCCGCTACAACGGCAAGCCATGGGCGTTCGCGCATGGAGCGGTCGCCACGTCCTCGCAAAAGATCCTCAAGGAACATCCCGCGAACCAATCCCACGAGATCGACCTGCGGCTGCTGCCCGAATCCGAACTGGCGGAGTTTCCCGCCATCGAGAAGAACACCGACCGCGCGTCGTTCATCACCGGAAACAGCAATTTCAACGGGACGAAATTCGGCGTTCTTTATGATGTCCCGCTCGCACCCGTCCAGACCCTGGCGGGCCTCAACGGAGCCAATCCCGGCGGATCCTCCGGCTATCTGCCCCGTTTCGCGCAACCCATCGGCAACTCATGGGCCCATCCGCTCCTGAGCACCGACAAGATCCACGAGTCCGGGCCGAACGGATACAGCTACCTGGACCACTCCTTCCTGCTGAACCTCGCGCTCTATGACGGGTTCTATTTTTCCGGCTTCGCGGACCAGACCGGGAACTTCGGGACCGCCGGACGGACGGCGAAGGCGATGGCGGACGAGTTCGTGAAGGAGTCCTCCCTCGACGACGCCCGCATCCATGTCCTCCCTCCCTCCGGCAAGGCGATGACGGATCTCCCGAACGTGGTCACCGATGCCGCCGGCTACAAGCAGATCGCATCGTGGGAAACGATGGATGGAAGCTTCAATGTGAACTCCACCTCGGTCCTGGCGTGGAAGGCGATGCTCGCCTCCATCCACGAGGAGGAGGCGCTGATCAACACGCGCGCCAACCCGTCCGACATCTCCACGCGTCTGATTGATCTGAAGCCGACGAAGACCGGTGAGGCGCGCATCAGCCGGTTCAGGCTTCCCGGATCGAACTCCGCCGAAAACGGAGCCACACCCACGGATGGCTTCTGGCTCGGACCCCGCGAATACTCGGACGACGAACTGCAGGACCTCGCCCAGAACATCGTCAAGCAGGTCCGGCTCAGGGGACCCTTCCTTTCCATGGCGGAGTTCGTCAACCGCCGCCTCGGTCCCGCATCGGACGACATGTCCCAGCGCGGCGCGTTGCAACAGGCCATCGATGATACGAAATCCGGCAACAAGCTGCTGAACGAAAAACTGCTGGACGGCGGCAATGTGAAATCCGGTTATGAAATTCCCGCGGGCACCTCGGTGAAGTATGGATACAAGAATCCCAAGGCGGGCGAGGGGCCCAGCTACCAAGGCGCGCCCGGCTATCTGACCCAGGCGGACATCCTGAATGTTTTGGGAAATGCGGCCACCGTACGTTCCGACACCTTCACCATCCGCGCCTACGGGGAAGCCCGCAGTCCGGCCGGGATGATGCTGGCCTCCGCCACCTGCGAGGCCGTCGTCCAGCGCATGCCGGACTGGGTGGACAAGGCGGCGGATGCCGTCGACACGTCCGTCGCCGCGCTGGCCAGCAACGCGAACAAAAACTTCGGCCGCCGTTTCACCCTCACATCTTTTCGCTGGCTGAACCGCGACGAAATCTGAATCATCACACCAAGCTCGTTCAAACCCATCCCGATGCGCATCCTTTCGTTCTGTCTGCTCCTCCTGTTCCCGACATTCATCATGGCCCAGGAAGGTCGCAAGGTGACCTGCCGGGTGGTCGCCCTGGATCCCGCCACACCTCCGCCCGCGCTGCTCGCCAGCTCCGGTGATGGTGCGGAAATCAAGGTCGCCGTACCGACCGGGACGCTCTCGGAGGAAATGAGCCTGTATTCCAAAACCGACGTTTTCACCTTTCTCAACGCCACGGACCGCAAGCCTGCGGCGACGGCCACGCTTCCCGCCGGGATCAAGGCCGCCATCCTGCTCTTCGTCGCGGGACCCAAAACCCAAGCCGCGCAATCATGGCGCGTTTTCGTCATCGAGGACTCGGCGAAGAACTTCCCGGACGGTGGCGCGTTCGTGGCGAATTTCCATAACAAGAACATCCGGTTCGTCATCGGCGAGCACAAGATCATGCTCAAGCCCGCCGGATCCACCGGTGTGGCGAGACCCACCGACCGCGACGAGTTCAACATGGCGGCCGTGACATTCCAGTTCCAGCAGGACGAGACATGGAGGGACGCGAGCGAGAGCACCCTGCGTTTCCTGCCGGGAACCCGCTACCTCATGATCGCCTTCGTCGATCCCGCCTCGGGACGTCCGCGCATCGTGACCTTCCAGGACATCAATACCAAGGCCCCCGCCGCATCCTGACAGGAGTACTGTCTGTTTCTCCGTGTCCTCTTCCACGCTCCCTGGCGTGTTCCGGGGCTCCGTGGACTGCGTGCAGCTCGCTGCCGCTTTCATCTGCCAGCTCGCTGGCCGGGACGGAGGTTCGAATTCATAAGGCAGGCCTCCCCTTGCCAACAGCCTGCGGAGCAACTCATGATTCCCTGGGGTTCCGCCGTGTCAGCAAGCTGACTGCGGAAAGCGGCAGCGAGCTGCGCTCATTCCGAAGGCTTCGCCGGCTTCAATCGTCACTTTATTTTCGGAAACTGGTGTCAATCTTTTGCGGTGTTTCAATACGAGGCGCGTCCTCTATCACCCGTCACGATCGGAATTTCAAGATCGCCTCCACCTTGCTGCGCACATGCAGCTTGATGCAGATCCGTTTCACATAGGTCCGCACGGTTTCCAATGAAATGTCCAACTGGTCCGCGACCTCCTTGTAGATATATCCGGAGGCGAGCAGCTTCAGCACGTCCTTCTCCCTGGGCGTGAGTTTCTCATTCTCGTCTTCAAGGTTCTTCTCGGATCGGAAATACTGTGCCACCTTGCGGGCGATGTGGCTGGAAAACGGCGCGCCTCCCGAGTAGACATCGCGGATCGCGTTGTAGATGTCCTCCGGCGTGCTGGACTTGAGCAGGTAGCCGCTGGCTCCTTCCTTCAGGGCGCGGAAGATGTTGTCCTCCTCCTCATAGGCGGTCAGCATCACAACCTCCAGCCGTGGAAGCTTCTTCTTCAGCTCGCGGATGCAGTCGATCCCGGAGATGCCCGGCAGGTTGATGTCCATCAGCACCACGTCCGGCCGGTAGGCGGGGATTCTTTCCAAGGCCTCCTCCGCCGAGGAGACCGCCGTGAGGCAGGTGATGTCCACGGGTTTTTCCAACAACATGATGAGGTGCTGCTGGAGCCGGGGATCGTCTTCGACCACTACCACGGATTTCTTGCTGGAGATCATATGAGTCGGATTTCGGTGTTAGCTGATCGGTGCTTCCAAGGTGATTTCCAGGCCGCCGTTCTCATGGGGGGCGATCATGCAGGTGCCGTGGATCGCGGACATGCGCTGGCTGATGTTTTCCAGACCGAGGCCGGTCTTGCCCGGTTCGCGGGTGAGGCCCACTCCGTTGTCCGTCACGGTGATCTTCAACTGCTGGTTCTCGTGCAGGATGGCCATCTTGATCTCCGTGGCCTGCGAGTGGCGCAGCGCGTTGTTGACGATCTCTTTCACCGCGAGGCTGACGTTGTGGCGGAACTCGTGGCTGACGGTCACCTCCTGGATGGATGGCATGGCGTCGATGCGGCAGCGGATTTCCGAGAGCCGGCAGAGCTCGCTGACGAGGCGGCAGAGGAAATCCACCAGCGCCTCGAGCTTGTTGTTCTTCGGATTCAGCATCCACACCGTTTCGGAAAGCGCGCTGATGAGCTCGCGTGACATCGCGGTGATCTGGCCGAAGGTGGCCCGCGCCTCCTCGTCCGCGCTGTTGGTCTCCGCGTAGGCTCCCAGCAGGGAGATGTGGGAAAGCCGGGTGCCGAGGTCGTCATGGAGATCCCTTGCGATCCGCAGGCGCTCGTCGGCGATGAGCTGGGCGTGGCGGAGGTGGCGGTTGATGCGCCGCCGGATGAGCCTGCGCCCGTAGAGCGTGCCGAGGATGGCGGTCACCGCCATGCACGCCGCCCAGAACCGGAGGTTCTTCCAGTAGGGCAGGGGGACCTTCACCGCCATGACAGTTCCCGATCCGAGGGACTCCCCCGTGATGGAGAGGTCCTCCACGCGCAGCCGGTAGGAACCCGCGGGAAGTCTTTCGTAAACCGCCGTGATGGGGCCGCCCGTGCCGGTGCTGTAGGTTTCGTTCCACCGCAGTTCCAGCGACTTTCCCTGCAGGGGATCCTGCAGGTTTCTCAGCGTGGTGACCCAGTCCGCGTGAGCCGTGATGTCGTCGTCCGTGATGACGAACGTCTCCTTCCTGGCTTCTTCGGGACCCAGCCAGACCGTGGTCGCCATCGACGGATGGGTGCCGGATTTGCTCCAGATGAAATCACCGGTGCCGGGCGGGCGGCTGTTCGCCAGCAATGCGACCGGAGGTTTCCCATCATCGGAAACCGCCGAAAAGGCGATGTCCGAGACCGCGAAAACCCCCACCACGTTCGCCGGACCCGCGGATGACATCACCAGCGTGACGCACGCCGTGCCGTCGGGTGGTCTGATGATTTCCCGCCTCTGCGTGAAGGTGGACCGCTCGACGCTTCCCTTCCAACCCGGGCTCACGCCGTTGGCGGGAAAGGACAGCTGGGAAATGGGATCGCCGTTGCTGTTGTGGAAGCGGACGATGAAGAACATCTCGTCCGTCTTGTTCTGCCAGCCCGTGTCGAGGCCCTCCAGGCGGTAGCGGACGCGCGGCGAACCGGGATTCATCACAAACCGCAGTTGCTTGGCATCGGGCGAAACCGCGACATCGGCACCGCGCACCGGCTGGGTCGAGTGCTCGGTGAAAAGCTCGATCCATGTCGGCCGGACGCCCTCCTCCGCGAAAACAAATCCACCCGTGAGAAGGGCGATGCTGTGGGGCAGGAGATTCATGCGGGTGGGTTTCCGGTCGGGAGGTCGTATTGCGGAATCATCTGATTCCGGCATCGCTTCTCAACCTCTGACTGTCGGTATGCGGATCATTGCGGGTTCTTCCTCCGCAGGGACGATCCGTCCGGGACAGACCCCGCGCCGCAGGCCAGCTTCCGGGAAAACAGGCGGTCCGTCCAGTCCCCAAACCGGGGACAGGGAAGACGGATCAACCGACCGCTGGAACACCGGATTCCAGAGCCTTCCCTCCACCCGTCAGCGGATTTTGTCCAATACAGCCTTGTTGAACCAGGAGGGAATCAGATCGGTTTTCAGCTCCATTGTTCTCCCATCCGTTATTTCCGCCAACCACGTATGATTGCCGGCCGGGTTATCGGTGGAGTTGTCGAAAATGTAGGCGCGGTTGGTTTGTTTGATGGCATCCATCAGAAGATCCAGGGAGCGATGATACCGACTCACGATCTTGCTTTCCGGAACAGCGTGCCCTCCCAGGGCGACACGGTTGTGAACCCTCGAAATATTGATTTCAGGGTCAGCCGTGGCGACGTAGTACAAATAAGTCCTGTATCCGGATTCCTGTGCATCCGCCAGCAGCCTGATTTTACCAGCATGCGACATGACACTTTCAAAGGTAAAGCTGACCCGCTTCCGCAAATACCATTGCCGAAGAAAATCCACAGTCACGGAAGCGAGGTAGGAATTCACCTCCACAGCGCTGAAATCCAGCCGGCCGTCAACGAAGCGAAGCGATTTCGCCTGATCCTCCAGATTCTGCGACTTGAGAAAAACCGAATCCGCAAAAAATGACAATACCTCGGAAGCCGTCACATCCACTTTCAGAGCGGTCAGATCCAATCCCCCCGAGGCTCGGATCTCCGCCTCCACCTCATCCGGATTGAGATAGACACCAAGCAGGCTTGTGGGCAGATACGACTTCAGGACGCTCTTGCCCGAGCCATTCGGGCCCGCGAACAATCGTAACCTGGGTGTCACCGGATGATGAGCTTTTCACCCAATTTCACCCGGACAGGCGGATCGAGCTGTTTCACCACTTCTTTGCGTCCGTCAGGGAAGAGTTTGACCAGCATGCCTTCCTCGGATTGAAGCACCGTTTGTCCCGCAGCCCGGACTTTGTCGCGGGCGGCGGCGAAAGCCTGGCCGGACAGCGAAGGGAAGTGGTCTTCAAGTTGTTGGATCTGTTCGTCTGACATGATCGGCTTTCTTATGCCAGATTAAAGCTTTCCGTCCTTCGATGCAATCATCTCTTTCCAGCTCCGGGTTGATCAGGATGGAGAGGATGGATTATACGACGAAGCCACCCCGGCCGGGAGATCGGAGTGGCCCTTGTCGAAAAATCAAAAGATGGCTGCCTCACTGCTGCTTCGCCACCGTCTTCCCCTTGAGGAGGTTCGAGTAGTCGAGCAGGATGTTCTGCGCTTCCTTGAGCACGAGGTCATGCGCGGGAGAGTCGTCGATGGCGTCTTCTTCCTCGTCCGCATCGGCGGCGAGGTTGATCGGGCGGGCCTTCGGTTTGTAGAGGTCGGTGAGACCGGGTTTGTTGGAGTTCTTCACCGTGACTTCGTAGGTGGTCGGCTCCGGGGTGGCGCGGGCGAGGCGTTGTTTTTTCAACTCCTCCACGCGGGCCTTGAGAACGGCCTTTTCCTGCTTGCGTTTGTCTTCGTTGAGCGAGACGGACTTCTCATCGCGCAGCTTGCGGTAGCGTTCGATCTCGGACTTGAGGTC
This genomic window contains:
- a CDS encoding LamG-like jellyroll fold domain-containing protein — translated: MKQNPSRTHRLLAKLRPLALVAAAAVCGAGTTAHADLVGRWFSGAETLNDTSGFGTPGTHNGVAVGANAHLLSYNSDVPAGFTGKSLDLKIGNVGVMIANSANTDGGYVNTFDQGLQDQMTVAFWAKGFPGNWAGWISKRGEDGVGWQVRRFSDSPVPCFTLRGLADEDGSGGTISVNQNPPVWHHYAAVWDKSSGMRYLYVDGVLSHTNTTTFDKPSVALAPNKHLGIGARQTGGSDFESFFLGLIYDVRVYNSPLTSTEVAYMVPPKTPVGLTATGGKGRIALTWPAVHGAASYTVTTRHGTTNALQTDVITAEEGLAGYSFTKTLGLENGTQYFIKISATNPSGTSAASAEVSATPTLQGSSAKDILTFDFDYLGPATISGTNIIKNVPVGTDVTNIAPIYTTSPLSLQDPNYESGNQPRDFTTPQTYTITAEDGSTKVYTVTVVESTPLTFDFNNGLQGWSQIWPLISDGFVLRDSRLNAGGDNDETRFARSPAFYLNNVGPLTFDLMGGQSLLGAPGFGPSAIPQLSQAGGFAGAALRDVASNTYVLSKARTGNGDAQQNNSFTAAELAPFANNGRQYTLDYIDYNRGGWGWTNMDNVSVPGTLAPTAEMTSMTLMGRAAISGDNITLTLPFGSSVTALAPTFTLSAGATVNKASGSTQNFTSPVTYTVTSSDSAVTRTYTVTAVVLPDPATALVGHWVSGAENLTNTSVITPAGTHDGVAAGSNAGALAFNPNDVPLDFGGSSLDLRAGNVAVQIANTASSDGAYVNTFDQGIRSQVTIAFWAKGFPGEWNPWVSKGGEDGIGWQVRRFGGNPNATFTMRGIENEDAPGSLIVVNQNPPVWHHYAGVWDQASGTRSLYVDGVLSHDTYNAMGQLMALAPLKHLFLGARQGGNNVDIGNYFQGLLYDVRIYKQKLFASQVQTVMTTPTTPQGAEAKLRNFGIPGYPAVISGTNVTWTLPIGTDLAALAPTFTLTAGAVSNPVSGTVRDFATPQTYTVTGSDSSVNVYTVNVILGNNFNTDNTLDGWHNRVWNAATSAWVDLAPDVWEVPAHINGGATHPPGLSSLFRTGFGAVEATEVGTGARDLHLNTLWLRSPQFNVGGGGDLTLKLAKGTSHTGIAPANEAAIPFAAIQDGGWMGVILRRVSDGAFVLNKAKSTGNDDTYRTYTFTQSELAPFVGVACTLELINADKGSWGWIAMDDVQLPPGSSTPAVVGSPFDIWIGTNYPGLSDKSSAGDPDGDGLSNLQEYAFGLDPSSGASSSPITVQLDKTAGTFRYTRRDPAVSGLTYTVLTSPGLAGWATDAGATASQTVVGTTGDVQTVAVTLTGAPLTASSLFVRVKAD
- a CDS encoding response regulator, coding for MISSKKSVVVVEDDPRLQQHLIMLLEKPVDITCLTAVSSAEEALERIPAYRPDVVLMDINLPGISGIDCIRELKKKLPRLEVVMLTAYEEEDNIFRALKEGASGYLLKSSTPEDIYNAIRDVYSGGAPFSSHIARKVAQYFRSEKNLEDENEKLTPREKDVLKLLASGYIYKEVADQLDISLETVRTYVKRICIKLHVRSKVEAILKFRS
- a CDS encoding sensor histidine kinase; the encoded protein is MNLLPHSIALLTGGFVFAEEGVRPTWIELFTEHSTQPVRGADVAVSPDAKQLRFVMNPGSPRVRYRLEGLDTGWQNKTDEMFFIVRFHNSNGDPISQLSFPANGVSPGWKGSVERSTFTQRREIIRPPDGTACVTLVMSSAGPANVVGVFAVSDIAFSAVSDDGKPPVALLANSRPPGTGDFIWSKSGTHPSMATTVWLGPEEARKETFVITDDDITAHADWVTTLRNLQDPLQGKSLELRWNETYSTGTGGPITAVYERLPAGSYRLRVEDLSITGESLGSGTVMAVKVPLPYWKNLRFWAACMAVTAILGTLYGRRLIRRRINRHLRHAQLIADERLRIARDLHDDLGTRLSHISLLGAYAETNSADEEARATFGQITAMSRELISALSETVWMLNPKNNKLEALVDFLCRLVSELCRLSEIRCRIDAMPSIQEVTVSHEFRHNVSLAVKEIVNNALRHSQATEIKMAILHENQQLKITVTDNGVGLTREPGKTGLGLENISQRMSAIHGTCMIAPHENGGLEITLEAPIS
- a CDS encoding zeta toxin family protein, giving the protein MDLTALKVDVTASEVLSFFADSVFLKSQNLEDQAKSLRFVDGRLDFSAVEVNSYLASVTVDFLRQWYLRKRVSFTFESVMSHAGKIRLLADAQESGYRTYLYYVATADPEINISRVHNRVALGGHAVPESKIVSRYHRSLDLLMDAIKQTNRAYIFDNSTDNPAGNHTWLAEITDGRTMELKTDLIPSWFNKAVLDKIR